A DNA window from Halarsenatibacter silvermanii contains the following coding sequences:
- the ligA gene encoding NAD-dependent DNA ligase LigA, whose translation MDEEVDDLQERIEELREKLHYHNRRYHVYDDPVISDAEYDEMMQELKELERRHPRFQDPNSPTRRVGGEPLDEFEKVEHSQRMLSLDNAFDDDDLYDFADRIERRLDSHKIKEEPDYVIEHKVDGLAVILRYRDGRLELAATRGDGSVGENVTANIKTIPSVPLRLSRPADIEIRGEVFMPEDEFEEMNRRRLEEDKNLFANPRNAAAGSVRQLDPSIAAERPLDFLAYSLLETSADNFDRHVKAMEFMKKLGFKTNQYWRKDSVEKAAVLCWEWTEKRNQLNYEIDGMVIKVDQLALREVLGSTSSSPRWAIAYKFPAQQKSTRVKDIVVSVGRTGALTPNAILEPVDIDGSTVSRATLHNEDEIERKDVRIGDRVIIQKAGDIIPEVVRVIKEERNGGEAKFNMPECCPSCGSEVSRDPDEAVLRCSNAACPAQLRESILHFVSREAMNIEGIGPSLVDRMMEAKLVEDYGDLYYLEKDELIRLERVASKSADNILQAIKESKNREFDRLIYALGIRHVGSRTAALICEHFNSLERIKKAGVEDLKEIDEVGPVIARSVADFFEREKNQEILQKLKDAGLPTEMKEQSDSDNLEDLRFVLTGRLDDFTRQEASEAIEQRGGRVTSSVSGRTDYLVAGENPGSKLDEARERDVTVLNEDEFLNILSEKEGD comes from the coding sequence ATGGATGAAGAAGTTGATGATCTACAGGAAAGAATAGAAGAGCTGCGGGAGAAGCTGCATTATCATAACCGTCGTTATCACGTCTATGATGATCCCGTCATTTCCGATGCCGAGTACGATGAAATGATGCAGGAGCTTAAAGAGCTCGAGCGGAGGCATCCCCGGTTTCAGGATCCCAATTCTCCCACCCGGCGGGTAGGAGGGGAGCCTCTGGATGAATTTGAAAAGGTCGAACATAGTCAACGCATGCTCAGTCTTGACAATGCTTTTGATGATGATGATCTTTATGATTTTGCTGACAGGATAGAACGGCGGCTCGACTCTCATAAAATAAAAGAGGAGCCGGATTATGTTATTGAGCATAAGGTCGATGGGCTGGCTGTTATACTTCGCTATCGTGACGGGCGGCTGGAACTGGCGGCCACCCGGGGAGATGGGAGTGTGGGCGAAAATGTCACCGCCAATATAAAAACCATCCCTTCCGTTCCCCTCAGGCTTTCCCGGCCTGCAGATATTGAGATCAGGGGAGAAGTCTTCATGCCGGAAGACGAATTTGAGGAGATGAACCGGCGGCGCCTGGAGGAAGATAAAAATCTTTTTGCCAATCCCCGCAATGCGGCTGCCGGTTCTGTCAGGCAGCTTGATCCTTCGATTGCAGCCGAGAGACCGCTGGATTTTCTGGCTTATTCTCTGCTCGAGACTTCAGCGGATAATTTTGATCGTCATGTGAAAGCCATGGAGTTCATGAAAAAACTTGGATTCAAAACAAATCAGTACTGGAGAAAAGACAGTGTCGAAAAAGCAGCCGTTCTTTGTTGGGAATGGACGGAAAAGAGGAATCAGCTGAATTATGAAATTGATGGAATGGTGATTAAAGTTGATCAGCTGGCTCTTCGGGAAGTTTTGGGTTCTACTTCCAGCAGTCCCCGCTGGGCAATAGCCTATAAATTCCCCGCTCAGCAGAAAAGCACCCGGGTTAAGGATATAGTTGTCTCGGTTGGACGGACGGGTGCTCTAACCCCCAATGCTATCCTTGAGCCGGTGGACATAGATGGCTCCACCGTCAGCCGGGCTACACTTCATAATGAGGATGAAATTGAGAGAAAAGATGTAAGAATAGGTGATCGCGTAATCATTCAAAAAGCGGGAGATATAATCCCCGAGGTGGTTCGCGTCATAAAAGAAGAGCGTAACGGCGGGGAAGCAAAATTCAACATGCCGGAATGCTGTCCTTCCTGCGGTTCAGAAGTCAGCCGCGATCCGGATGAAGCGGTTCTCCGCTGCTCAAATGCTGCCTGTCCTGCTCAGCTGCGTGAGAGCATACTTCACTTTGTTTCCCGTGAAGCTATGAACATCGAAGGGATTGGACCTTCGCTTGTCGACAGGATGATGGAGGCAAAGCTGGTCGAGGATTATGGCGATTTATACTATCTGGAAAAAGACGAGTTGATCAGACTTGAAAGGGTGGCTTCCAAATCAGCTGATAATATTCTTCAGGCCATAAAGGAGAGTAAAAACCGAGAATTCGACAGATTGATCTACGCTCTGGGTATCAGACATGTCGGCTCTCGCACAGCAGCTTTGATCTGTGAGCATTTTAATTCTCTGGAACGGATCAAAAAAGCTGGAGTAGAAGATCTTAAAGAGATAGATGAAGTCGGTCCGGTGATCGCCAGAAGCGTGGCGGATTTTTTTGAACGCGAAAAAAATCAGGAAATTCTTCAGAAACTGAAAGATGCCGGTCTGCCCACCGAAATGAAAGAGCAGTCAGACAGTGATAACCTGGAAGATCTCCGTTTTGTGCTGACCGGGCGGCTGGATGATTTTACCCGTCAGGAGGCCTCGGAAGCAATCGAGCAGCGAGGAGGTCGGGTGACTTCCAGCGTCAGTGGACGGACCGATTATCTAGTGGCGGGAGAAAACCCCGGCTCCAAGCTGGATGAAGCCAGAGAAAGGGATGTAACCGTTTTAAATGAAGATGAGTTTCTAAATATTTTAAGCGAGAAGGAGGGTGATTAA
- the gatC gene encoding Asp-tRNA(Asn)/Glu-tRNA(Gln) amidotransferase subunit GatC has product MINLIDRDDVEDLARLAKLELSEAEKEQFAGELKDVVDYVNKILEIDTEGVKPTYYPQPRENVVREDEVTNEDRRDEMLEEAPEKTEGQFRVPGIGKQD; this is encoded by the coding sequence GTGATTAATTTGATAGATCGAGATGATGTTGAAGACCTGGCCAGGCTGGCCAAGCTGGAACTTTCAGAGGCGGAAAAGGAACAATTTGCCGGCGAATTGAAGGACGTGGTTGATTATGTCAACAAGATACTGGAAATCGACACCGAGGGTGTTAAGCCCACCTATTATCCCCAGCCCCGGGAGAATGTCGTGCGTGAAGATGAGGTGACCAATGAGGACAGAAGAGATGAAATGCTCGAAGAGGCCCCGGAAAAGACAGAAGGTCAGTTTCGGGTGCCGGGAATCGGCAAGCAGGATTAG
- the gatA gene encoding Asp-tRNA(Asn)/Glu-tRNA(Gln) amidotransferase subunit GatA: MQDIIKFSLAELIDRREEGEISPREITEVYRERLEELDGKIGAFVDLNDEITPAGEGELAGIPVALKDNMATSNLSTGCASEILEDYQPPYDAAVVEKLKEAGAFLIGKTNMDEFAMGSTTEFSAQKVTRNPWNLDHVPGGSSGGSAAAVAAGFVPAALGSDTGGSIRQPAAFSGVVGLKPTYGLVSRYGLIAFASSLDQIGPLARNVEDAAILLNIISGHDKRDSTSADIDHPDYLKNLDRGVSNFTFGLPEGYLDLDIDNDVKQAVRDSIKALEKAGAEVIEVELPSLDQMLAAYYVIAPAEASSNLARYDGVQYGKRQEAEELEEMYFETRSLGFGPEVKRRIMLGTYALSAGYQDDLYKQALKVRTIIKEAYQEVFEKVDMLLTPTAPTPAFAVGEEQDPLDVYYTDVFTVPCNITGFPGISLPAGFNDEGLPLGVQLISSSFNEVELLQAASGLEKLLDTPSLAKLD; this comes from the coding sequence ATGCAGGATATTATAAAATTTAGTCTGGCAGAATTAATCGACAGGAGAGAAGAAGGAGAAATATCTCCCCGGGAGATAACTGAAGTTTATCGGGAAAGACTGGAAGAACTGGATGGTAAAATAGGCGCATTTGTAGATCTTAACGACGAAATCACACCGGCTGGAGAAGGTGAACTGGCCGGAATCCCGGTGGCTTTGAAAGATAATATGGCTACCAGCAATCTTTCCACAGGCTGCGCCTCTGAGATTCTGGAGGATTATCAACCTCCTTATGATGCAGCTGTAGTGGAAAAATTAAAAGAGGCAGGAGCCTTTCTCATCGGGAAAACCAACATGGATGAATTTGCTATGGGTTCGACGACTGAGTTTTCCGCCCAAAAAGTTACCAGAAACCCCTGGAATTTGGACCATGTTCCCGGCGGTTCCAGTGGAGGATCAGCAGCTGCCGTGGCAGCTGGATTTGTTCCCGCCGCCCTGGGATCAGACACGGGAGGTTCGATACGACAGCCTGCCGCATTCAGCGGCGTTGTTGGTCTAAAACCCACTTATGGGCTGGTATCGAGATATGGACTTATAGCTTTTGCCTCATCTTTAGATCAAATCGGACCTCTGGCCAGAAATGTAGAAGATGCCGCTATCTTGCTTAATATCATATCCGGTCATGATAAAAGAGATTCTACTTCAGCAGATATAGATCATCCTGATTATCTGAAAAATCTTGATAGAGGAGTTTCGAATTTTACGTTTGGCCTGCCCGAAGGTTATCTCGATCTCGATATTGATAACGACGTCAAACAGGCTGTACGGGACTCTATAAAAGCTCTGGAGAAAGCGGGGGCGGAAGTCATTGAGGTTGAGCTTCCTTCCCTCGATCAAATGCTGGCCGCATATTATGTGATCGCGCCTGCTGAAGCCAGCTCTAATTTGGCCCGTTATGATGGAGTACAGTACGGCAAGCGGCAGGAGGCGGAAGAACTGGAGGAAATGTATTTTGAGACACGCAGCTTGGGTTTTGGGCCTGAGGTAAAAAGAAGAATAATGCTGGGTACATACGCTCTCAGCGCCGGCTATCAGGACGACCTGTACAAACAAGCTCTTAAAGTTAGGACGATAATTAAAGAAGCCTATCAGGAAGTCTTCGAAAAAGTGGATATGCTGCTGACCCCAACAGCACCCACTCCTGCTTTTGCCGTGGGCGAGGAACAGGATCCTCTTGATGTGTATTATACCGATGTTTTCACTGTGCCCTGCAACATAACTGGCTTTCCCGGTATTTCACTGCCGGCAGGCTTCAACGATGAAGGACTGCCGCTGGGAGTTCAGCTGATTTCCAGTTCTTTTAACGAGGTTGAGCTGCTGCAGGCAGCCAGCGGTTTAGAAAAACTCCTCGACACGCCCAGTCTCGCTAAATTAGACTAA
- the gatB gene encoding Asp-tRNA(Asn)/Glu-tRNA(Gln) amidotransferase subunit GatB: MLEDFQIVIGLEVHVQLQTETKLFCGCSTEFGRPPNVNTCPVCQGLPGTLPVLNERALEYSLLAARALNCSINEYSKFDRKNYFYPDLPKGYQISQYDLPLGYDGHLTIDIEEESDICEKKIGINRVHMEEDAGKLVHGDRPGSKSYSYVDLNRAGVPLIEIVSEPEMNSPREARLYLESLKQTIAYLGVSDCNMEEGSLRCDANISLRDRGTEKFGIKAEVKNMNSFSAVEEALSYEAKRQAEILSSGHEVVQETRAWDADRQQTTSMRTKEEAEDYRYFPEPDLMPLKISDSWIDEIDEKMPELPRQRCQRFQEEYNLPAYDAEVLTGEREFADLFEAAAEEYHDAKEVSNWLMGEYRRLLNENNLVPGEGQISPESLAELLKLVDDEVISSNMGKEVFEEMFEEGGDPGAIVEERGLKQISDEDQLGEIVAEVLEENPDVVEDILEGKDKAIGYLVGQVMQKTQGKANPQMAKNMLREKIENE; the protein is encoded by the coding sequence ATGTTAGAGGATTTTCAAATAGTTATCGGGTTGGAAGTCCATGTACAGCTGCAGACCGAGACCAAGCTTTTCTGCGGCTGCAGCACAGAATTTGGCCGTCCGCCCAATGTCAACACCTGTCCGGTTTGTCAGGGCCTTCCGGGTACTCTGCCTGTGCTTAACGAAAGGGCTCTGGAATATTCGCTTCTGGCAGCGAGAGCTCTCAACTGCAGCATAAATGAGTACAGCAAATTTGATCGAAAGAACTATTTTTATCCCGATCTGCCCAAAGGCTATCAAATATCTCAATATGATCTGCCTCTGGGGTATGACGGGCATCTAACTATAGATATCGAAGAAGAGAGTGATATCTGCGAAAAAAAGATAGGTATCAATCGGGTTCATATGGAGGAGGATGCCGGGAAACTGGTTCATGGAGACAGACCGGGAAGCAAAAGTTACAGTTATGTCGATCTAAACCGGGCTGGCGTCCCCCTTATCGAAATTGTAAGCGAACCGGAGATGAACAGTCCGCGCGAGGCCCGACTTTATCTGGAAAGTTTAAAGCAGACAATAGCTTATCTCGGTGTCTCCGACTGCAATATGGAAGAGGGTTCCCTGCGGTGTGATGCCAATATATCACTGCGTGACAGGGGAACTGAAAAATTCGGTATAAAAGCTGAGGTCAAGAATATGAACAGTTTCAGCGCCGTAGAGGAAGCACTATCCTATGAGGCCAAAAGACAGGCGGAGATTCTCTCTTCGGGCCATGAGGTTGTGCAGGAAACAAGAGCCTGGGATGCTGACAGACAGCAGACCACTTCCATGCGAACTAAAGAGGAAGCAGAGGATTATCGCTATTTCCCCGAACCTGATTTGATGCCCCTTAAAATATCGGACAGCTGGATCGATGAGATCGATGAGAAAATGCCGGAACTTCCCCGTCAGCGGTGTCAGCGCTTTCAGGAGGAATACAACCTTCCCGCCTATGATGCTGAAGTTTTAACGGGTGAGAGGGAGTTTGCCGATCTTTTTGAAGCGGCTGCCGAAGAATATCATGATGCCAAAGAGGTCAGTAACTGGTTGATGGGAGAATACAGGCGGCTGCTCAATGAAAACAATCTCGTACCCGGAGAAGGTCAAATAAGCCCCGAATCTCTGGCGGAGCTGTTAAAGCTCGTAGATGATGAAGTTATAAGTTCAAATATGGGCAAAGAGGTATTTGAAGAGATGTTCGAGGAAGGCGGAGATCCGGGAGCTATCGTGGAAGAAAGAGGTTTGAAGCAGATAAGCGATGAGGATCAGCTCGGTGAGATAGTGGCAGAAGTCCTGGAAGAAAATCCTGATGTGGTGGAGGATATTCTTGAGGGCAAGGACAAAGCCATCGGATATCTTGTTGGTCAGGTCATGCAGAAGACTCAGGGTAAAGCCAATCCTCAGATGGCCAAAAACATGCTGAGAGAGAAAATAGAAAACGAATAA
- a CDS encoding MATE family efflux transporter, which yields MKTDARSERLGKEPIIPLVLKLSLPGILAMTAQSLYSIIDSIFIGQYSTEAISSLALFFPLEMILIGISVGTGVGATSLISRLLGADDLEDASQAGSQALFLAALASLMLTVVGFFFTPNLVSLFAEDEVLIAKASSYSRIVLTCSYSFFLPIISNHVLRGEGNTFLPMLNIFWGAGINIILDPLMIFGIGFFPEMGLQGAALATVIARSLSGVMIIYLIVGDKIELNISLKHFSLRLDLIREIYRVGFPAMIMQFMASFMLGGMNRILAQFSSEAIAVGGIYFRLQSFVLMPIFGIKQGYLPLIGYNYSHNKPGRVKKGLFSNVLFAFLITTSGMLIFQFAPEKLLRLFSSDPELINIGVTALRNISPAYPIIGPAIIISATFQAIGRGVPSLIQSFFRQMVLLLPLMYFLGSFWGLSYLWYAFPISELGNIIIALPWLYFTLKKELNDPSQNPIQATHASKKTKKAESLE from the coding sequence ATGAAAACCGATGCAAGATCAGAACGGCTGGGAAAAGAGCCCATCATACCTCTGGTATTAAAACTTTCACTGCCAGGTATTCTGGCCATGACAGCCCAGTCGCTTTACAGCATAATAGACAGCATCTTTATAGGCCAGTACAGCACAGAGGCCATCTCCTCTCTGGCATTGTTTTTCCCTCTGGAGATGATTCTCATCGGCATCTCGGTGGGCACCGGAGTGGGAGCCACCTCCTTAATCTCCCGGCTTCTGGGCGCGGATGATCTGGAAGATGCCAGTCAGGCCGGATCACAAGCCTTATTTTTAGCTGCGCTGGCCAGTCTTATGCTGACAGTGGTGGGTTTCTTTTTTACTCCTAATCTTGTCAGTCTATTTGCCGAGGATGAGGTTCTTATCGCCAAAGCCTCCAGCTACAGCAGAATTGTCCTGACCTGTTCTTATTCTTTCTTTCTACCGATCATCAGCAATCATGTGCTGCGAGGAGAAGGCAATACCTTCCTCCCCATGCTGAATATATTTTGGGGAGCTGGCATTAATATCATACTCGATCCTCTGATGATCTTTGGAATCGGTTTTTTCCCGGAAATGGGTCTGCAGGGCGCAGCCCTGGCGACTGTTATAGCCCGTTCTCTGAGCGGAGTAATGATCATCTATCTGATAGTCGGAGATAAGATCGAGCTCAATATATCCTTAAAACATTTTTCGCTCCGACTGGATCTAATCCGTGAGATCTACAGGGTGGGGTTTCCGGCCATGATAATGCAGTTTATGGCCAGCTTCATGCTGGGAGGAATGAATAGAATTCTGGCTCAATTCTCTTCGGAGGCTATAGCCGTCGGTGGTATTTACTTCCGGCTGCAGTCCTTTGTTCTCATGCCCATATTCGGTATTAAGCAGGGTTATTTGCCCCTGATAGGCTATAATTATTCTCACAACAAACCGGGCCGGGTTAAAAAAGGCCTGTTTTCCAATGTTTTGTTCGCTTTTCTCATCACCACCAGCGGGATGCTCATCTTTCAATTTGCCCCGGAAAAACTTCTGAGGCTTTTCAGCAGCGATCCCGAGCTCATAAATATCGGCGTTACAGCTCTGAGAAATATAAGCCCCGCCTATCCGATAATAGGACCAGCTATCATCATTTCGGCCACCTTTCAGGCTATAGGCCGGGGGGTTCCCAGTCTGATACAATCTTTCTTCCGTCAGATGGTTCTGCTGCTTCCTCTGATGTATTTTTTGGGCAGTTTTTGGGGGCTTTCTTATCTCTGGTACGCCTTTCCCATATCGGAGTTAGGAAATATAATTATAGCCCTCCCCTGGCTCTATTTCACCCTCAAGAAGGAATTGAATGATCCCTCTCAAAATCCAATTCAGGCCACCCATGCCAGTAAAAAAACGAAGAAGGCTGAGTCGCTGGAATGA
- the rlmD gene encoding 23S rRNA (uracil(1939)-C(5))-methyltransferase RlmD, translating into MKNFRKYIVKILDLSSQGEGVARPEDLPVFFVPGALPGEKVEVRPTKKKKNYWRTELLSVREASGHRVNPRCDVYESCGGCNLQHLGYRVQLKEKEKIIKNSLSRIGGVEELPEFSVTGMDFPWYYRNKGQFPVGREDAKKGEEGGRVRAGLYKKGSHELVFFDECPIQHQPINRLIKETEKRLNRYEITPYNEGKHSGNLRHLVIRGAVCSSQLQLTFVTRRGKLPSRKEITAELIEEIRSLWSIYHSVNAEDTNVILGDEIELVTGERFITEYIRDKKFYIHPSSFFQVNTQQTEKLYERVLSLARDVSPRRIIDAYCGAGTIGIYLADGMKGDIEKTLGIEEVPQAVQAAAVNSSLNECRNVDFIQGKVEKVLPRLDLKEELVIVDPPRKGLSENSCQTILDSSPSAVVYVSCNPGTLARDISRLSTSFRLEKIEAVDMFPHTHHVETAVLLVRD; encoded by the coding sequence ATGAAAAATTTCAGGAAATACATCGTGAAAATCTTAGATTTATCCTCGCAGGGAGAGGGGGTGGCCCGGCCGGAGGATCTGCCGGTTTTTTTCGTTCCAGGAGCTCTCCCCGGAGAGAAGGTCGAAGTGCGTCCGACAAAGAAGAAGAAAAATTACTGGAGGACCGAGCTTCTTTCCGTTCGAGAGGCGTCAGGTCACAGAGTTAATCCCCGGTGTGATGTTTACGAAAGCTGCGGAGGCTGCAATCTTCAGCATCTCGGTTACAGGGTTCAGCTGAAAGAGAAGGAAAAGATAATAAAAAATTCTCTCTCGAGGATAGGGGGAGTTGAAGAGCTACCTGAATTTTCGGTAACAGGCATGGACTTCCCCTGGTATTATCGCAATAAGGGACAATTCCCGGTGGGCAGAGAGGATGCGAAAAAAGGGGAAGAAGGGGGCCGCGTCAGGGCCGGCCTGTATAAAAAAGGCAGTCATGAACTGGTCTTTTTCGATGAATGCCCCATCCAGCATCAGCCCATAAATCGTCTTATCAAGGAGACAGAGAAGAGATTGAACAGATATGAAATAACCCCCTACAACGAAGGAAAACATAGCGGTAACCTGCGGCATCTGGTGATTCGAGGGGCAGTCTGTTCCTCTCAGCTGCAGCTTACCTTTGTAACCAGGCGCGGTAAGCTGCCGTCCCGAAAAGAAATTACGGCAGAACTGATAGAGGAAATACGTTCGCTCTGGAGCATATATCACAGTGTAAACGCCGAAGACACCAATGTTATTCTGGGAGATGAAATTGAACTGGTTACCGGTGAAAGGTTTATTACCGAATACATCAGAGATAAAAAATTTTATATACATCCCAGCAGCTTTTTTCAGGTTAACACACAGCAGACAGAAAAGCTTTATGAACGGGTTCTATCTCTGGCCAGAGACGTATCACCTCGGCGCATAATTGACGCTTACTGTGGGGCCGGGACGATCGGCATTTATCTGGCTGATGGAATGAAAGGTGATATAGAAAAAACTTTAGGAATCGAGGAAGTTCCTCAGGCGGTGCAGGCTGCGGCAGTAAATTCCAGTTTGAATGAGTGTCGAAATGTTGACTTTATTCAGGGAAAAGTTGAGAAAGTTCTGCCCCGCCTGGACCTGAAGGAAGAGCTCGTAATAGTCGATCCGCCCCGGAAAGGATTGAGCGAAAATAGCTGTCAGACTATTCTCGATTCCTCACCTTCAGCGGTAGTTTATGTTTCCTGTAATCCCGGTACCCTGGCCCGAGACATATCGAGACTGTCGACTTCCTTTCGACTGGAGAAAATTGAAGCTGTCGATATGTTTCCTCATACTCATCATGTCGAAACAGCGGTTCTTCTGGTGCGGGACTAA
- a CDS encoding FmdB family zinc ribbon protein has protein sequence MNLDMPTYLYECNECGRFEKMQGIKEEVLEECPDCGREVRRIIGAPGIVFKGSGFYCTDYGKSSQSPGEPQSKSEDEDSSGSAESSPEEKAS, from the coding sequence GTGAATTTAGATATGCCGACCTATCTATATGAGTGTAATGAATGCGGCAGATTTGAGAAGATGCAGGGTATCAAGGAGGAGGTTCTGGAGGAATGTCCCGACTGCGGCCGGGAGGTTAGAAGGATCATCGGAGCTCCCGGAATTGTCTTCAAAGGTTCTGGTTTTTACTGTACGGATTACGGTAAAAGCTCTCAGTCTCCCGGCGAACCTCAATCAAAATCTGAAGATGAAGACTCTTCGGGTTCGGCTGAGAGCTCCCCGGAAGAAAAAGCTTCTTAA
- a CDS encoding metallophosphoesterase family protein, giving the protein MKLGVISDTHIPDRSPALSEKVREDFQNVDEIWHAGDITSDNLIKQLENIAPVKAVKGNCDGFSLGRELKSSLTLKRAGFKISLDHGDGLGRDKISKLSYRFDESDVIIFGHTHRAFKSWQKDQLFLNPGSPTVPRRQKYGSFALLEICANREIDVELRKIKG; this is encoded by the coding sequence TTGAAGTTAGGTGTAATTTCGGATACTCATATTCCCGACAGATCCCCGGCTCTTTCTGAAAAAGTGAGAGAGGACTTCCAAAACGTCGATGAAATATGGCATGCCGGAGATATTACTTCAGATAACTTGATAAAACAGCTCGAAAATATCGCTCCCGTAAAGGCGGTTAAAGGAAACTGCGATGGTTTCTCGCTGGGAAGAGAGCTAAAAAGTTCTCTTACTCTGAAAAGAGCTGGTTTCAAAATATCTCTCGACCATGGAGATGGATTGGGAAGAGATAAAATCTCCAAATTGAGCTACAGGTTTGATGAATCGGATGTAATAATTTTTGGACATACCCACAGAGCCTTCAAATCCTGGCAGAAAGATCAACTTTTCTTGAATCCAGGCTCTCCGACCGTTCCCCGGAGGCAGAAGTACGGCAGTTTCGCTTTGCTGGAGATATGTGCGAATCGGGAGATAGATGTAGAATTGAGAAAAATAAAAGGTTAG
- a CDS encoding YlbF family regulator — protein MTDVRELARELADALAGSDEYQEYLELKEKISGDEKTKKLLLDYREKLMEARSKQIQGEELDEELEQELQEIQRYVELNKPVQEYMEAEHRINELVNELHQIIFSDLEIGLEDEPAGPEVQ, from the coding sequence ATGACTGATGTTCGCGAACTTGCTCGAGAGCTGGCCGACGCTCTTGCAGGCTCGGATGAATACCAGGAATATCTTGAACTTAAAGAGAAAATCTCTGGTGATGAGAAGACGAAAAAATTGCTGTTGGATTATAGGGAAAAATTGATGGAAGCTAGAAGTAAACAGATACAGGGGGAAGAACTTGATGAAGAGCTCGAGCAGGAACTGCAGGAGATTCAAAGATATGTGGAACTCAATAAACCGGTGCAGGAGTATATGGAGGCCGAACACCGGATCAACGAGCTTGTCAATGAACTCCATCAGATAATTTTCTCAGATCTGGAGATCGGGCTGGAAGATGAACCTGCCGGTCCAGAAGTTCAATAA
- a CDS encoding NifU family protein, whose translation MNREEVEDVIDQVRPGLQADGGDVELVSVEDDGKVRVRLTGACAGCPMSTMTIKHGIEQALKEHIPEVSEVVEVD comes from the coding sequence GTGAATAGAGAAGAAGTGGAAGATGTCATAGACCAGGTGCGTCCCGGACTTCAGGCAGATGGAGGCGACGTCGAGCTTGTGTCAGTTGAAGATGATGGAAAAGTCAGAGTCAGATTAACAGGCGCCTGCGCGGGCTGCCCTATGTCCACTATGACAATAAAGCACGGTATAGAACAGGCACTGAAAGAGCATATTCCTGAAGTCTCAGAAGTGGTTGAGGTCGATTAA